The Pyrus communis chromosome 2, drPyrComm1.1, whole genome shotgun sequence genome includes a window with the following:
- the LOC137725520 gene encoding FBD-associated F-box protein At5g38590-like has protein sequence MMNTKGGECNLVDRISKLPEEILFTIVSLLPLKEAGATSILSKRWQYVWASTVTLDFDPKHELGEHYCRLLRVEPEQKDLLRQRYVDWVNTVVEQHRGPVIEQFRAYFDIDGHFTSSIDKWIQFAMNKRVQILELVFCNELRRNYNDVYPFPVQLIGLQNDSTLKLNPTHSDISSLHSSGYNVGFKFLRVLHFNYVDVSGKVLEYLLSNCPVLERLKVESANNKLVNLRVVGSSLALKYLDIQFCFALRSIEIRDANLVSFMYAGRRVNLLLSNVPLLVEVCVDERIKPFLFEGRIYHRSIELPFTQLSCCLSQLEVLMLAIDGAMYYQNHVFPILSNLKHLELMVCANDYWVLCHLSEFIKASPYLERLVLKFYFPSSELGEEKEKAAKCSPHPNLKVVEVVGYRAHPPVGELVMHLVKNVAALEKIVIDPIRRWWCPIRSHPNETVRGVEEVKEEVQGRAHAMQHLKENVPSTIEFVCL, from the exons ATGATGAATACTAAGGGCGGCGAGTGTAACTTGGTGGACAGAATTAGTAAGTTGCCAGAAGAAATTCTCTTTACTATTGTGTCCCTCTTGCCACTAAAAGAAGCAGGAGCTACCAGTATTCTTTCCAAGCGATGGCAATATGTGTGGGCGTCGACTGTGACTCTCGATTTTGATCCTAAACATGAGCTGGGTGAACATTATTGCCGCCTGCTGCGTGTAGAACCAGAACAAAAAGACCTGCTAAGACAGAGATATGTCGATTGGGTAAACACTGTGGTGGAACAACATAGAGGCCCTGTTATCGAACAATTCCGGGCTTACTTTGACATAGATGGTCATTTTACGAGTTCCATTGATAAGTGGATTCAGTTTGCAATGAATAAGAGAGTTCAAATACTTGAGCTGGTGTTTTGCAATGAATTGAGACGTAACTATAACGATGTCTATCCCTTTCCTGTCCAACTAATAGGTCTCCAAAATGATTCTACCTTGAAGCTAAATCCCACCCATTCTGACATTTCAAGTCTACATTCTTCTGGATACAATGTTGGATTTAAGTTCCTCAGAGTTCTTCATTTCAATTACGTTGACGTGTCGGGAAAAGTTCTTGAATACTTACTGTCAAATTGTCCAGTTCTTGAAAGATTAAAAGTGGAGAGTGCTAACAATAAGTTGGTTAATTTAAGAGTCGTTGGTTCGTCGTTGGCATTGAAATATTTAgatattcaattttgttttgcccTCAGAAGCATTGAGATTCGTGATGCAAACCTTGTTTCATTCATGTATGCGGGACGTCGGGTAAACTTGCTTCTCAGTAACGTACCTTTACTTGTAGAGGTATGCGTGGATGAGCGTATTAAACCTTTCTTGTTTGAGGGTCGTATCTACCATCGATCCATAGAGCTTCCCTTCACCCAACTGTCATGCTGTCTTTCTCAGCTAGAGGTCCTCATGCTAGCCATCGATGGAGCG ATGTACTATCAGAACCATGTATTTCCTATATTATCAAATCTCAAGCATTTGGAATTAATGGTTTGTGCAAATGATTATTGGGTTCTTTGTCATTTAAGTGAGTTCATCAAGGCATCTCCTTACCTGGAGAGACTTGTGTTAAAG TTCTATTTTCCATCCTCTGAATtaggagaagagaaagagaaagctgCCAAATGCTCCCCCCATCCTAACCTCAAGGTGGTGGAAGTAGTAGGGTATCGTGCTCATCCACCTGTTGGTGAACTTGTCATGCACCTTGTGAAGAACGTTGCTGCACTGGAGAAAATAGTTATCGATCCTATCCGGCGTTGGTGGTGTCCTATTAGATCACATCCTAACGAAACGGTTAGGGGAGTTGAAGAGGTCAAAGAGGAAGTGCAAGGAAGAGCTCATGCTATGCAGCACCTTAAAGAAAATGTTCCTTCAACTATTGAATTTGTATGCCTCTAG
- the LOC137725521 gene encoding ras-related protein RABA5a-like isoform X1, which produces MAFYSEEEKTEDYLFKIVLIGDSAVGKSNLLARFARDEFYPNSKSTIGVEFQTQKVDINGKEVKAQIWDTAGQERFRAVTSAYYRGAVGALLVYDISRHQTFDSIGRWLNELHTHSDMNVVTILVGNKSDLKDAREVPTSEGKALAEAQGLFFMETSALDSSNVSAAFQMVVKEIYNILSRKVMISQELKKQDPSWVGSGKTVVLQDGSQEAAVAEPKKGGCCSS; this is translated from the exons ATGGCTTTTTATTCCGAAGAGGAAAAGACCGAGGATTATCTGTTCAAGATTGTTTTAATTGGTGATTCAGCCGTTGGAAAATCCAATTTGCTTGCAAGATTTGCTAGAGATGAGTTCTACCCTAATTCGAAGTCAACTATAGGAGTAGAGTTCCAAACCCAAAAGGTGGATATCAATGGTAAAGAAGTCAAAGCACAGATCTGGGACACAGCCGGTCAAGAGCGGTTCAGGGCTGTCACCTCTGCATATTACAGAGGTGCCGTTGGTGCTCTTTTGGTATATGATATCAGTAGACACCAGACGTTTGATAGCATTGGCAGATGGCTTAACGAACTCCACA CTCATTCTGACATGAACGTAGTTACGATACTTGTTGGCAACAAGTCCGATCTCAAGGATGCCAGGGAGGTACCCACTTCTGAGGGCAAAGCCTTGGCAGAAGCACAGGGTTTGTTTTTTATGGAAACATCTGCTCTTGATTCGTCCAATGTCTCTGCCGCTTTTCAGATGGTTGTGAAAGAGATCTATAACATACTAAGCCGCAAAGTTATGATATCTCAGGAGCTCAAGAAACAGGACCCCAGTTGGGTAGGGAGTGGAAAGACGGTGGTTTTGCAAGACGGGAGCCAAGAAGCAGCAGTTGCAGAGCCTAAAAAAGGTGGGTGCTGTTCATCTTAG
- the LOC137725524 gene encoding U-box domain-containing protein 4-like: protein MVSLQDSHSGSSHHFPPHTRNFYSPSSTKIHRQTGRSMRTIRSNIYQDDHSRTSFAAERSPFVSENLTDSVVDMRLGELALRTHSSASKSASSDEEYLQLSQAFSDFSACSSDISGELQRLASLPSPENAPTSELSEAAPEPEPCQGFLQRENFSTEIIESISPEDLQPTVKICVDGLQSTSLAVKQSAAAKLRLLAKNRADNRALIGESGAVPALIPLLRCSDPWTQEHAVTALLNLSLHESNKAIITNAGAIKSLVYVLKTGTETSKQNAACALLSLALIEENKSSIGACGAIPPLVSLLISESMRGKKDALTTLYKLCSIKPNKERAVSAGAVKPLVALVAEQGTGLAEKAMVVLSSLAGVEEGKEAIVEEGGLAALVEAVEDGSVKGKEFAVLTLLQLCSEGVKNRGLLVREGGIPPLVALSQTGTVKAKHKAETLLGYLREPRQEASSSAL, encoded by the exons AtggtttctctacaagattccCATTCCGGCTCCAGCCACCACTTCCCGCCTCACACACGCAACTTCTACTCTCCTTCCTCCACCAAAATCCACCGTCAAACCGGCCGCTCCATGCGCACCATCCGCTCCAACATCTACCAAGACGACCACTCCCGCACCTCCTTCGCCGCCGAAAGATCGCCTTTTGTCTCCGAGAACCTGACTGATTCGGTCGTCGACATGCGCCTCGGCGAGCTCGCCCTCCGCACCCACAGCTCCGCCAGCAAGTCTGCGTCTTCCGACGAGGAGTACCTCCAGCTCTCCCAAGCCTTCAGTGATTTCTCCGCCTGCAGCAGCGACATATCGGGAGAATTGCAACGGCTCGCAAGCttgccgtcgccggaaaacgcGCCGACCTCCGAATTATCCGAGGCTGCGCCGGAACCGGAGCCATGCCAGGGGTTTTTGCAGAGGGAGAACTTCTCCACTGAGATCATCGAGAGCATTTCGCCGGAGGATCTTCAGCCGACGGTCAAGATCTGCGTCGACGGCCTCCAATCGACGTCGCTTGCCGTGAAGCAATCTGCAGCGGCCAAGCTCAGGCTTTTAGCGAAGAATCGGGCTGATAATCGCGCCTTGATCGGCGAGTCCGGCGCCGTTCCCGCTCTAATTCCTCTACTGCGGTGCAGCGATCCATGGACGCAGGAGCACGCCGTCACGGCGCTGTTAAACCTCTCGCTGCACGAATCTAACAAGGCCATAATCACCAATGCCGGAGCTATAAAGTCGTTAGTGTACGTCCTCAAGACGGGGACGGAAACCTCGAAGCAAAACGCCGCCTGTGCGCTGCTGAGCTTGGCGCTAATTGAAGAGAACAAGAGCTCAATCGGAGCCTGCGGTGCAATTCCCCCGCTGGTTTCGCTGTTAATAAGTGAATCCATGAGGGGCAAAAAGGACGCTTTGACTACTCTGTACAAGCTCTGCTCGATAAAGCCCAACAAAGAGAGGGCGGTGAGCGCGGGAGCTGTGAAGCCGCTGGTGGCACTGGTGGCGGAGCAGGGAACGGGCTTGGCGGAGAAGGCGATGGTTGTGCTGAGTAGCTTGGCGGGAGTCGAGGAGGGGAAGGAGGCTATTGTGGAGGAAGGCGGGCTGGCGGCGCTTGTGGAGGCGGTTGAAGATGGGTCGGTGAAAGGAAAGGAGTTTGCGGTGTTGACACTGTTGCAGCTGTGCAGTGAGGGTGTGAAGAACAGAGGATTGCTTGTGAGGGAAGGAGGGATTCCGCCATTGGTTGCGCTTTCGCAGACTGGGACTGTTAAAGCTAAGCACAAG GCTGAAACGCTTCTTGGGTACTTGAGAGAACCGAGACAAGAAGCGTCCTCTTCGGCTCTTTAG
- the LOC137725522 gene encoding inositol transporter 4-like — translation MEGGHPPASKTEFTECWRTTWKTPYIMRLALSAGIGGLLFGYDTGVISGALLYIREDFHDVDKKTWLQETIVSMAVAGAIIGAAIGGWMNDALGRKKSILAADFVFFIGAIVMAVAPAPWVIIIGRILVGFGVGMASMTSPLYISEASPARIRGALVSTNGFLITGGQFLSYLINLAFTKVPGTWRWMLGVAGVPALVQFVLMLSLPESPRWLYRENKADEARAILEKIYPAEEVEREMQALHESVQAEKEGAAAGEGVLARLKGAFSNPVVRRGLYAGITVQVAQQFVGINTVMYYSPTIVQFAGFASNQTALALSLVTSGLNVVGTVISMCFIDRYGRRRLMIISMIGIITCLVVLSGVFFQAASHAPRISNLESTHFGGNSTCSAYVSDPNPGSWNCMTCLKAECGFCADKVNFAPGACLAYNDNIRSSCRGEHRVWYTKGCPSKVGFFAVILLGLYIIVYAPGMGTVPWIVNSEIYPLRYRGTCGGMAAVANWSANLIVSETFLTLTHALGSAGTFLLFAGFSVIGLIAIYMLVPETKGMQFEEVEKLLQKGFRPKPFASKGKQVGKNVELS, via the exons ATGGAGGGAGGACACCCGCCTGCTAGCAAGACAGAGTTCACAGAGTGTTGGAGGACAACATGGAAGACGCCTTACATTATGCGTCTTGCTCTCTCTGCTGGCATTGGAGGCCTCCTTTTCGGATACGATACAG GTGTGATTTCTGGTGCATTACTGTACATTCGCGAGGACTTTCACGATGTTGACAAGAAAACATGGCTGCAA GAAACCATAGTGAGTATGGCAGTTGCAGGAGCCATCATTGGTGCTGCAATTGGTGGATGGATGAACGATGCCCTAGGCCGGAAAAAATCAATCCTAGCGGCAGATTTTGTGTTCTTCATTGGAGCAATAGTAATGGCTGTTGCACCAGCTCCATGGGTGATCATAATCGGGAGAATTCTGGTCGGTTTTGGAGTTGGAATGGCTTCCATGACATCACCGCTCTACATCTCAGAAGCTTCTCCTGCTAGAATCCGAGGTGCCCTGGTCAGTACAAATGGTTTTCTAATCACTGGAGGACAGTTCTTGTCATACCTTATAAATCTTGCTTTCACCAAG GTTCCAGGAACATGGCGTTGGATGCTCGGCGTAGCAGGAGTTCCGGCTTTGGTACAATTTGTATTGATGTTGTCACTCCCAGAGTCTCCCAGATGGCTCTACAGAGAG AATAAGGCAGATGAGGCTAGGGCCATCTTAGAGAAAATTTATCCTGCCGAAGAAGTTGAGCGTGAAATGCAAGCCTTGCATGAATCCGTTCAAGCTGAAAAGGAGGGAGCAGCTGCTGGAGAAGGTGTGCTAGCAAGATTAAAGGGTGCCTTCAGCAACCCCGTTGTCCGAAGAGGACTCTATGCAGGCATCACTGTTCAAGTGGCACAGCAATTTGTCGGTATCAACACTGTCATGTACTACAGCCCAACTATTGTTCAGTTTGCCGGGTTTGCATCCAACCAGACGGCGTTGGCACTCTCTCTGGTCACTTCTGGACTCAACGTGGTTGGCACTGTCATCAGCATGTGCTTCATAGATAGATACGGAAGGAGAAGGCTGATGATTATCTCCATGATTGGAATCATCACTTGCTTGGTGGTGTTATCCGGGGTGTTTTTCCAGGCAGCATCTCATGCTCCACGCATCAGTAACTTGGAATCCACACATTTCGGTGGCAATTCTACATGCTCTGCTTATGTTTCTGATCCTAATCCCGGATCATGGAACTGCATGACGTGTTTGAAAGCAGAGTGTGGATTCTGTGCTGATAAAGTCAAT TTTGCCCCGGGCGCTTGTTTGGCTTACAATGACAATATCAGGAGCTCATGTCGGGGAGAACATCGTGTGTGGTACACCAAAGGTTGTCCAAGCAAAGTCGGATTCTTCGCAGTGATCCTGTTGGGATTATACATCATTGTCTATGCCCCTGGAATGGGAACTGTGCCGTGGATCGTGAACTCGGAGATATACCCTCTCAGATATAGAGGAACATGTGGAGGAATGGCTGCAGTTGCAAATTGGAGTGCCAATCTCATTGTGAGTGAGACATTTTTGACCTTGACTCATGCTCTAGGTTCTGCGGGCACGTTCCTCCTCTTTGCCGGGTTTTCTGTCATTGGACTCATAGCGATTTACATGCTAGTTCCTGAAACGAAAGGAATGCAGTTTGAGGAGGTTGAGAAGTTGCTTCAGAAAGGATTTAGGCCCAAGCCATTTGCTTCAAAGGGCAAGCAAGTCGGCAAAAATGTTGAACTTTCCTGA
- the LOC137725521 gene encoding ras-related protein RABA5a-like isoform X2, which produces MAFYSEEEKTEDYLFKIVLIGDSAVGKSNLLARFARDEFYPNSKSTIGVEFQTQKVDINGKEVKAQIWDTAGQERFRAVTSAYYRGAVGALLVYDISRHQTFDSIGRWLNELHITILVGNKSDLKDAREVPTSEGKALAEAQGLFFMETSALDSSNVSAAFQMVVKEIYNILSRKVMISQELKKQDPSWVGSGKTVVLQDGSQEAAVAEPKKGGCCSS; this is translated from the exons ATGGCTTTTTATTCCGAAGAGGAAAAGACCGAGGATTATCTGTTCAAGATTGTTTTAATTGGTGATTCAGCCGTTGGAAAATCCAATTTGCTTGCAAGATTTGCTAGAGATGAGTTCTACCCTAATTCGAAGTCAACTATAGGAGTAGAGTTCCAAACCCAAAAGGTGGATATCAATGGTAAAGAAGTCAAAGCACAGATCTGGGACACAGCCGGTCAAGAGCGGTTCAGGGCTGTCACCTCTGCATATTACAGAGGTGCCGTTGGTGCTCTTTTGGTATATGATATCAGTAGACACCAGACGTTTGATAGCATTGGCAGATGGCTTAACGAACTCCACA TTACGATACTTGTTGGCAACAAGTCCGATCTCAAGGATGCCAGGGAGGTACCCACTTCTGAGGGCAAAGCCTTGGCAGAAGCACAGGGTTTGTTTTTTATGGAAACATCTGCTCTTGATTCGTCCAATGTCTCTGCCGCTTTTCAGATGGTTGTGAAAGAGATCTATAACATACTAAGCCGCAAAGTTATGATATCTCAGGAGCTCAAGAAACAGGACCCCAGTTGGGTAGGGAGTGGAAAGACGGTGGTTTTGCAAGACGGGAGCCAAGAAGCAGCAGTTGCAGAGCCTAAAAAAGGTGGGTGCTGTTCATCTTAG
- the LOC137726869 gene encoding putative pumilio homolog 8, chloroplastic: MATSCYSASDPPNPETPCVPPSYSLRRQQEADLCHYFGNVRVTVDQSSTSSPGSSSYATPTKIQQAQSDFYSRHESGFRNCPRAPMALYSQSIWGGNSVSAGGNFMGSNNLNVHQLIGNPATEQGTRANWSVGATSTSLGSWAHQLSPFGNSDWNQNYGGQNYRGNVERTGLYYFNDNNWAQSSGIPSEIARLAMTQLGSQALVQRMITPGDPLAKSMVLEGVFGSLFEVMCDFHGHYVFRKLVESCNHSRLRLIVAKITLNSEPLINVSVCNYGSKSIQTLIKVLEKSSLIYTLTSALSCVVEELMTNRTGSCVILKCLNQLDIEKNKKIYEAVVRLCVRLAQHERGCIHLNEFITNSKTPYREKLMDKVSSNSKFLSQDPSGVENIGGLGAHVLCLLSWCSSDTSASAAIFPILYASYDKKLLNYKDLIIDSTINCRQNGSLFDVSYMCGLRFNATLLAFECI; encoded by the exons ATGGCGACTTCATGTTACTCTGCTTCCGACCCTCCCAATCCAGAGACTCCTTGCGTGCCTCCTTCTTACTCTCTTCGACGACAGCAAGAAGCCGACCTCTGCCATTATTTCGGCAACGTTCGGGTAACAGTGGACCAAAGCAGCACTAGTTCTCCGGGTTCGTCTTCATATGCTACTCCCACCAAAATCCAACAAGCGCAATCTGATTTTTATTCAAGACACGAAAGCGGGTTCAGAAATTGTCCGAGAGCTCCAATGGCATTGTATTCACAGAGTATATGGGGAGGCAATAGTGTGAGCGCTGGAG GAAACTTTATGGGCTCAAACAATCTGAATGTCCATCAACTAATTGGCAATCCGGCGACAGAACAAGGGACAAGAGCAAATTGGAGTGTTGGAGCAACGTCTACATCTTTGGGCAGTTGGGCACACCAGCTGAGCCCTTTTGGTAATAGCGATTGGAACCAAAATTATGGAGGACAAAATTACAGAGGCAATGTTGAAAGGACTGGATTATATTATTTCAATGATAATAATTGGGCCCAAAGTTCAGGAATACCTAGTGAGATAGCTCGACTCGCTATGACTCAACTCGGATCGCAGGCCTTGGTACAGAGAATGATAACTCCCGGCGACCCATTAGCAAAGAGTATGGTACTCGAAGGGGTTTTTGGTTCCTTATTCGAGGTGATGTGTGACTTTCATGGACACTATGTTTTTCGGAAGCTTGTTGAATCATGCAATCACAGTCGGTTGAGACTCATTGTGGCTAAGATAACTTTGAATTCTGAACCACTCATCAACGTATCAGTCTGCAATTATGG CTCAAAATCAATTCAAACGCTGATCAAGGTGCTCGAGAAATCGTCCCTGATATACACTTTGACATCAGCTCTATCTTGTGTTGTCGAAGAACTGATGACCAATCGTACAGGATCCTGTGTCATCTTGAAGTGCTTAAACCAACTTGACATTGAGAAAAATAAG AAAATATATGAAGCTGTTGTGAGGCTTTGTGTCCGACTGGCTCAGCACGAAAGGGGATGCATACACTTGAATGAGTTCATCACCAACAGTAAAACTCCATACAGAGAGAAACTCATGGACAAAGTCTCGAGCAACTCAAAATTCCTTTCTCAGGATCCTTCAGG AGTGGAAAATATAGGAGGGCTGGGTGCTCATGTATTGTGTCTGCTAAGTTGGTGTTCTTCTGATACTAGTGCATCTGCAGCAAT TTTTCCAATTTTATATGCAAGTTATGACAAGAAGTTGTTGAATTACAAGGACTTGATCATCGACTCCACTATAAACTGCAGGCAGAATGGTAGTTTGTTTGATGTCTCCTACATGTGTGGGCTGAGGTTTAATGCTACTTTACTTGCATttgaatgtatataa
- the LOC137725523 gene encoding inositol transporter 4-like translates to MVEGGAPPSSRTEFTECWRTTWRTPYIMRLALTAGIGGLLFGYDTGVISGALLYIREDFREVDKKTWLQETIVSMAVAGAIIGAALGGWMNDALGRKKSILIADVVFFIGAIVMGAAPAPWVIIVGRIVVGLGVGMASMTAPLYISEASPHRIRGALVSCNGMLITGGQFLSYLINLAFTKAPGTWRWMLGVAGVPALVQFILMLSLPESPRWLYRENKVDEARAILAKIYPEEEVEDELKALHESVEFEKAEDSAAGNGMIQKLKGALSNTVVRRGLYAGITVQVAQQFVGINTVMYYSPTIVQFAGFASNQTAMALSLITSGLNVVGTLMSMCFVDRYGRRRLMIISMFGIIACLVVLAGVFFYAAEHSPKISNLESAKFGNSSTCPTYVSAVNPTAWNCMTCLKQECGFCASEVKDLAPGACLAASDSIRDICRGEHRTWYSKGCPSKIGIFAVILLGLYIITYAPGMGTVPWIVNSEIYPLRYRGTGGGIAAVSNWTANLIVSETYLTLTKALGSAGTFLLFAGFSLIGLIFIYLLVPETKGMQFEEVEKLLQKGFRPKLFAPKDTKGKAKVEE, encoded by the exons atggtggAGGGGGGAGCCCCACCTTCTAGCAGAACTGAGTTCACGGAGTGTTGGAGGACAACATGGAGGACGCCATACATTATGCGCCTCGCGCTCACAGCTGGCATCGGAGGCCTCCTTTTTGGATATGATACAG GTGTGATCTCCGGGGCATTGCTATACATTCGGGAGGACTTTCgcgaagttgacaaaaaaacaTGGCTGCAGGAGACCATAGTGAGCATGGCAGTTGCTGGCGCCATCATTGGGGCTGCTCTTGGTGGATGGATGAATGACGCACTCGGCCggaaaaaatcaattttaatcGCGGACGTGGTTTTCTTCATTGGTGCAATAGTTATGGGAGCGGCTCCAGCTCCGTGGGTGATCATAGTTGGGAGAATTGTAGTTGGTTTGGGAGTTGGAATGGCTTCTATGACTGCACCCCTTTACATCTCAGAAGCTTCTCCTCATAGAATCAGAGGAGCACTTGTTAGCTGCAACGGTATGTTAATTACAGGAGGACAATTCTTGTCATACCTCATCAATCTCGCCTTCACCAAAGCCCCGGGAACCTGGCGTTGGATGCTTGGAGTGGCCGGAGTTCCAGCCCTTGTTCAGTTCATATTGATGTTGTCGCTTCCAGAGTCTCCAAGATGGCTCTACAGAGAG AACAAGGTGGATGAAGCTAGGGCAATTTTGGCGAAAATCTATCCTGAAGAAGAGGTGGAGGATGAATTGAAAGCCTTGCATGAATCTGTCGAATTTGAAAAGGCCGAGGACTCAGCAGCTGGGAATGGCATGATCCAAAAACTAAAGGGTGCCTTGAGCAACACCGTGGTTCGAAGAGGACTCTACGCAGGCATCACGGTCCAAGTAGCTCAGCAATTTGTCGGCATTAATACCGTGATGTATTACAGCCCGACCATTGTTCAATTCGCTGGCTTTGCGTCCAACCAGACCGCTATGGCACTCTCTCTCATCACCTCCGGTCTCAACGTTGTTGGAACCCTAATGAGCATGTGCTTTGTAGATAGATACGGAAGGAGAAGGCTGATGATCATTTCGATGTTTGGTATTATCGCTTGCCTTGTGGTGTTAGCCGGGGTTTTTTTCTATGCCGCGGAACATTCTCCGAAGATTAGTAATTTGGAATCTGCTAAATTCGGCAACTCTTCAACATGTCCGACTTATGTATCGGCTGTCAATCCTACAGCATGGAACTGCATGACGTGTTTGAAACAAGAATGTGGCTTCTGTGCTAGTGAAGTCAAGGAT CTCGCTCCGGGAGCTTGCTTGGCCGCCAGTGATAGTATCAGGGACATATGTCGTGGAGAACACAGGACATGGTACAGCAAAGGCTGCCCTAGTAAAATCGGAATATTTGCGGTGATACTATTGGGATTGTATATTATAACGTATGCACCCGGAATGGGAACAGTGCCATGGATTGTGAACTCGGAAATATACCCGCTGAGATACAGAGGGACGGGTGGAGGAATCGCAGCAGTTTCAAACTGGACGGCCAATCTCATAGTGAGCGAGACATACTTGACTCTGACGAAAGCGCTGGGTTCGGCGGGAACCTTTCTCCTCTTTGCTGGGTTTTCTCTTATTGGACTCATATTCATTTACTTGCTAGTTCCTGAAACCAAAGGAATGCAGTTTGAAGAGGTTGAGAAGTTGCTGCAGAAAGGCTTCAGACCTAAGCTATTTGCTCCCAAGGACACCAAAGGCAAAGCCAAAGTTGAGGAATAG